In Streptomyces sp. NBC_01717, one DNA window encodes the following:
- the ligD gene encoding non-homologous end-joining DNA ligase yields the protein MAPNPERAPFAPPSIAPMLAVPGPLPVHDEEWAFEAKWDGARCVLTSAGDGTVQLTSRAGNDVTVTYPELHALGGILRGRGVVLDGEVVVLDAEGRPDFGLLQRRMGVANARHATRLAQQTPVQLVVFDVMFLDGRSLLTSSYRERRQVLSGLGLAGPHWSAPGYVHGHGARTWEAVVREGLEGVVAKRLSSPYTPGARSPNWRKTKRVETLDVVIGGWTQRRGAAGDVPGAVLVGVDTPDGLRYAGSVGSGMSERELGELAAYLAVLARPTSPFTDPVRVADAHWVEPRLVAEVTASEWTAAGRLRHPVWQRLRPDLTRLD from the coding sequence ATGGCCCCGAATCCCGAGCGCGCCCCTTTCGCGCCGCCGTCGATCGCACCGATGCTCGCCGTGCCGGGGCCGCTGCCGGTGCACGACGAGGAGTGGGCGTTCGAGGCCAAATGGGATGGTGCCCGCTGCGTCCTGACCAGCGCGGGCGACGGAACCGTGCAGTTGACTTCCCGGGCGGGCAACGACGTCACCGTGACCTATCCCGAACTGCATGCGCTCGGCGGGATCCTGCGTGGGCGGGGTGTCGTCCTCGACGGTGAGGTCGTGGTCCTGGACGCCGAGGGACGGCCCGACTTCGGGTTGCTCCAGCGCCGGATGGGTGTGGCGAACGCACGCCACGCCACTCGCCTGGCACAGCAGACCCCCGTCCAGCTCGTGGTCTTCGACGTGATGTTCCTTGACGGCCGCTCGCTGCTCACCTCCTCCTACCGCGAACGCCGCCAGGTCCTGTCGGGACTGGGGCTGGCCGGTCCGCACTGGTCGGCGCCCGGATACGTGCACGGACACGGTGCCCGGACGTGGGAAGCGGTGGTGCGCGAGGGGCTGGAAGGCGTGGTCGCCAAGAGGCTTTCCTCCCCGTACACGCCAGGGGCCCGCTCGCCCAACTGGCGCAAGACCAAGAGGGTCGAGACCCTGGACGTGGTCATCGGCGGCTGGACGCAGAGGCGGGGCGCGGCCGGGGATGTGCCGGGCGCGGTTCTGGTCGGCGTGGACACGCCGGACGGCCTGCGGTACGCGGGATCGGTGGGGTCCGGGATGTCCGAGCGTGAGCTGGGCGAACTCGCCGCGTACCTGGCGGTCCTCGCGCGCCCGACGTCACCGTTCACCGACCCGGTACGGGTGGCTGACGCGCACTGGGTCGAGCCGCGGCTGGTCGCGGAGGTCACCGCCTCGGAGTGGACCGCCGCCGGCCGTCTGCGTCATCCGGTCTGGCAACGGCTACGGCCGGACCTGACCCGCCTTGACTGA
- a CDS encoding class I SAM-dependent methyltransferase, translating to MRLRSTKIPKDAVHHPVFARVYARMSVAAETRSGMAAIRADLLTGLSGRIIEIGAGNGLNFAHYPPAVSEVVAIEPEWYLRQLALRSALRAGMPVDVVPAAAEALPVKSEAFDGAVASLVLCTVRNVERSLAEILRVLRPGGELRFFEHVRADDRAMATTQRALDRTVWPLVCGGCHTSRDTLAAIERAGFVVEEYRRVKMPKRGIRLPTSACVLGVARRTTVVD from the coding sequence ATGCGCCTGCGGAGCACGAAGATCCCGAAGGACGCGGTGCACCATCCGGTCTTCGCCCGGGTCTATGCCCGGATGAGCGTGGCCGCCGAGACCAGATCCGGCATGGCGGCGATCCGCGCGGATCTGCTCACGGGTCTGTCGGGACGCATCATCGAGATCGGCGCGGGGAACGGCCTGAACTTCGCTCACTACCCGCCTGCCGTGTCCGAAGTGGTGGCAATCGAACCCGAGTGGTACCTGCGGCAGTTGGCGCTACGGTCCGCGCTGCGTGCCGGTATGCCGGTGGATGTCGTGCCGGCTGCCGCGGAGGCGCTGCCGGTGAAGAGCGAGGCGTTCGACGGGGCCGTCGCCTCACTCGTGCTGTGCACCGTACGGAACGTGGAACGGTCGCTCGCGGAGATCCTCCGGGTGCTGCGCCCCGGCGGGGAGCTGCGCTTCTTCGAGCATGTACGGGCCGACGACCGCGCCATGGCGACGACCCAGCGGGCACTGGACCGGACGGTGTGGCCGCTGGTGTGCGGCGGGTGTCACACGTCGCGGGACACGCTCGCCGCGATCGAGAGGGCCGGGTTCGTGGTCGAGGAGTACCGCAGGGTCAAGATGCCGAAGAGGGGGATCCGGCTCCCCACCTCCGCGTGCGTGCTGGGCGTGGCCCGCCGGACGACGGTGGTGGACTGA
- a CDS encoding LLM class F420-dependent oxidoreductase encodes MTRPFRFGVNMLTPAGGTDWRTRCRRAEQLGYDVILVPDHLGLPAPFPALVAAAEATERPRVGTFVLNAAFWNPTLLAREAAGTDALTEGRLELGIGAGYVREEHDRAGIEFLSPGGRVDHLRRTVEELDRLLRDDKHVPKSPQHPRPPLLIGGNGDRVLRLAARFAEIVAFTGAASDRTGKLVPLTAEQLDERVAAYRRFAAARESPAELNLLIQFVRTTNDRRAAVREALPLTSHLDEDQALALPLLAMGTVRAIADQLRERRERYGFSYLTVLEPNMEAFGPIVQELAGS; translated from the coding sequence ATGACAAGGCCGTTTCGATTCGGAGTGAACATGCTGACGCCGGCCGGCGGGACGGACTGGCGCACCCGCTGCCGCCGCGCGGAGCAGCTCGGGTACGACGTCATCCTGGTCCCCGACCACCTGGGCCTGCCGGCTCCCTTCCCGGCACTGGTCGCCGCCGCGGAGGCCACGGAACGGCCCCGTGTCGGCACCTTCGTGCTCAATGCCGCGTTCTGGAACCCGACGCTGCTGGCCAGAGAGGCGGCCGGTACGGATGCGCTGACCGAGGGGCGCCTGGAGCTGGGGATCGGCGCCGGTTACGTACGCGAGGAGCACGACCGGGCGGGCATCGAGTTCCTCTCCCCCGGCGGACGGGTGGACCATCTGCGACGTACGGTCGAGGAGCTGGACCGGCTGCTGCGCGACGACAAACACGTCCCGAAGTCCCCGCAGCACCCCAGGCCACCACTGCTGATCGGTGGGAACGGGGACCGGGTCCTGCGTCTGGCAGCCCGCTTCGCGGAGATCGTGGCGTTCACCGGGGCGGCGAGCGACCGGACCGGCAAGCTCGTGCCCCTCACCGCCGAGCAGCTCGACGAGCGCGTCGCCGCCTACCGGCGGTTCGCCGCCGCGCGGGAGAGCCCGGCCGAGCTGAATCTGCTCATCCAGTTCGTCCGGACGACCAACGACCGTCGCGCGGCCGTGCGCGAGGCGCTGCCGCTGACATCGCACCTCGACGAGGACCAGGCCCTTGCACTCCCGCTGCTCGCCATGGGCACGGTTCGGGCGATCGCCGATCAGCTGAGGGAGCGCCGGGAGCGGTACGGCTTCTCGTACCTGACGGTGCTGGAGCCGAACATGGAGGCGTTCGGCCCGATCGTCCAGGAGCTCGCCGGCAGCTGA